The following are encoded in a window of Halorarum salinum genomic DNA:
- a CDS encoding biotin transporter BioY → MSTDTRQVDLVDDAVVGNLARAALFAALTGVFAYVSFQLPVTSVPFTLQVLGVFLAGAFLGPAWGAGSMTLYLLAGAVGAPVFAYGAAGVGVLFGQWGGYLWSYPFAAGVVGLAAHGTGDRRDPREVGLARLVGGMAAATLVVYTFGTVGYAVVGDVSFAAAVLAAAVPFVPAELLKMAAAVAVVRSDAVVAR, encoded by the coding sequence ATGAGCACGGACACTCGGCAGGTCGACCTCGTCGACGACGCCGTCGTCGGCAACCTCGCCCGCGCGGCGCTGTTCGCGGCGCTCACGGGCGTCTTCGCGTACGTCTCGTTCCAGCTCCCGGTCACCTCGGTTCCGTTCACGCTGCAGGTGCTCGGCGTGTTCCTCGCCGGCGCGTTCCTCGGGCCGGCCTGGGGCGCCGGTTCGATGACGCTGTACCTGCTCGCGGGCGCGGTCGGCGCGCCCGTCTTCGCCTACGGGGCGGCGGGCGTCGGCGTCCTGTTCGGCCAGTGGGGCGGCTACCTCTGGTCGTACCCGTTCGCTGCGGGAGTCGTCGGCCTCGCGGCGCACGGCACTGGGGACCGACGCGACCCCCGCGAGGTCGGGCTGGCGCGGCTCGTCGGCGGGATGGCGGCGGCGACGCTCGTCGTCTACACGTTCGGGACGGTCGGATACGCGGTCGTGGGCGACGTCAGTTTCGCGGCGGCCGTCCTCGCGGCGGCGGTCCCGTTCGTCCCCGCGGAACTCCTGAAGATGGCCGCGGCCGTGGCGGTCGTCAGGAGCGACGCCGTCGTCGCCCGGTAG
- a CDS encoding N-acyl homoserine lactonase family protein, with protein sequence MPDVTLVDRGRVRADAGYVLDGHTMASAAEPNPDHERLEFVVWSAVVEAGGRTYLWDTGPPPNAADYWPDPLYGAFEAYDADGRSLAADLATAGYDLGDVDAVVASHLHLDHAGELDAFAGTGTPVYVHEEELKYAFYSAKTGEGSVAYLADDFDGDLNWSVVRRHRHTLADGFELLHLPGHTPGVLGALVETDAGTLLVAGDEAYVEANLEDGVPLGPGLLWSEPAWRESRETLLELRRRHDADVLYGHDLDRFEELAERY encoded by the coding sequence ATGCCCGACGTGACGCTCGTCGACCGCGGCCGCGTCCGCGCGGACGCCGGCTACGTGCTCGACGGCCACACGATGGCGAGCGCGGCGGAGCCGAACCCCGACCACGAGCGCCTCGAGTTCGTCGTCTGGAGCGCGGTCGTCGAGGCCGGCGGCCGGACCTACCTCTGGGACACCGGCCCGCCGCCGAACGCCGCCGACTACTGGCCGGACCCGCTGTACGGCGCCTTCGAGGCGTACGACGCCGACGGGCGCTCGCTCGCGGCCGACCTCGCGACGGCGGGCTACGACCTCGGCGACGTCGACGCGGTGGTCGCGAGCCACCTCCACCTCGACCACGCCGGCGAACTCGACGCGTTCGCGGGGACGGGGACCCCGGTGTACGTCCACGAGGAGGAGCTGAAGTACGCCTTCTACTCCGCGAAGACGGGAGAGGGCTCCGTCGCGTACCTCGCGGACGACTTCGACGGCGACCTGAACTGGTCGGTCGTCCGCCGGCACCGCCACACCCTCGCGGACGGCTTCGAACTGCTCCACCTGCCCGGACACACCCCGGGCGTGCTCGGCGCGCTGGTCGAGACGGACGCCGGCACCCTGCTCGTCGCCGGAGACGAGGCGTACGTCGAAGCGAACCTCGAAGACGGCGTCCCCCTCGGGCCAGGACTTCTGTGGAGCGAACCGGCGTGGCGCGAGAGCCGGGAGACGCTGCTGGAACTCCGGCGGCGCCACGACGCCGACGTGCTGTACGGCCACGACCTCGACCGGTTCGAGGAACTGGCCGAGCGGTACTGA
- a CDS encoding GAF domain-containing protein, with protein sequence MTDEARTPVGTIAPEATSPFEDGMIAVTDGVVRGVDEVVASLLELDPEELRGEPLSALCPPSPTVFSGEHLEGAIARSRETGDSFEWVFARGTTGEVATELAARPAEADAYETALFVRGPPARTHDDWSVRPVERLHDVATEFESCSRAAEIHELTVTAAADILDFDTSTMSVAEGEELVTKASTSAASADFHDSVPLEYGIAGETYRSNEGVRVDDVHGDPDVDPARSRYRSLMSVPVGSVGVLQAAATRVGAFSERDLELAELLAGHAADALERVRSVNALRENRRKIASLHDVADGMVTADGESRVFELAVDAAEEILRFDQCTFLRAVDGKFVSAATSTGLELPDRVLGTDEGVAGRVLRRGESELMDDVVVDEDAEPVFGDIVSGITVPLGDVGVFQAYSNEPAAFSESDVELAELLAAHVATCIERNRSEQALERQKTQFSSLVATLPGMVFRTATDDAGRLAFVNDYAAELTGYDPATLTGSDGVAFADLVHEEDRAGIVRNRRTALAEGGSYESTYRLRTADSGERWVRERATGLFTDGDASATLEGIVTDVTGNRRRAQLEVLNRFLRHNLRNDVQVISGHAENLERRLDDEAALESVDRVRSAARKLIGHSEKAGTLEGLLGTEREDDRTPLDLAAIVRRRVDAVQRRHDVSIRTSLPESCRVVAVPVLGAALQEAVENAARHGGEPPVEIEVSLDVGRADGRGDVLLCVRDDGPGIPEQDRVAIERRTETALTHSSGLGLWLIKWIVTASRGTLDIREREAGGTELRIRLHTADGD encoded by the coding sequence ATGACGGACGAAGCGCGGACGCCGGTCGGGACGATCGCCCCCGAAGCGACCTCCCCGTTCGAGGACGGGATGATCGCCGTCACCGACGGGGTCGTTCGGGGCGTCGACGAGGTCGTCGCGTCCCTGCTCGAACTCGACCCCGAGGAACTGCGCGGCGAACCGCTGTCGGCCCTCTGCCCGCCGAGCCCCACCGTCTTCTCCGGGGAGCACCTGGAGGGGGCGATCGCCAGGAGCCGCGAGACGGGGGACAGCTTCGAGTGGGTGTTCGCGCGCGGCACGACCGGGGAGGTGGCGACCGAACTCGCCGCCCGACCGGCCGAGGCCGACGCGTACGAGACGGCGCTTTTCGTCCGCGGGCCGCCGGCCCGGACCCACGACGACTGGTCGGTTCGCCCGGTCGAGCGACTCCACGACGTCGCGACGGAGTTCGAGTCGTGTTCGCGGGCGGCCGAGATCCACGAGCTGACGGTGACGGCGGCGGCCGACATCCTCGATTTCGACACCAGCACGATGTCGGTCGCCGAGGGAGAGGAACTGGTCACGAAGGCGAGCACGTCCGCGGCGTCGGCCGACTTCCACGACTCGGTCCCGCTCGAGTACGGGATCGCCGGCGAGACGTACCGGAGCAACGAGGGCGTCCGGGTCGACGACGTCCACGGCGACCCCGACGTCGACCCGGCCCGGAGCCGGTACCGGTCCCTGATGAGCGTGCCGGTCGGGTCCGTCGGGGTCCTCCAGGCCGCCGCGACCCGGGTCGGCGCGTTCTCGGAGCGCGACCTCGAGCTCGCGGAACTGCTCGCTGGCCACGCCGCCGACGCGCTCGAACGCGTCCGGAGCGTGAACGCCCTCCGGGAGAACCGCCGGAAGATCGCGAGCCTCCACGACGTGGCCGACGGGATGGTCACCGCCGACGGCGAGTCGCGCGTCTTCGAACTCGCGGTCGACGCCGCCGAGGAGATCCTCCGGTTCGATCAGTGTACGTTCCTGCGCGCGGTCGACGGGAAGTTCGTCTCCGCGGCGACCTCGACCGGGCTGGAACTGCCGGACCGCGTGCTCGGGACCGACGAGGGCGTCGCCGGGAGGGTGCTACGGCGCGGCGAGAGCGAGCTGATGGACGACGTCGTCGTCGACGAGGACGCCGAACCGGTGTTCGGGGACATCGTCTCGGGGATCACCGTCCCCCTCGGCGACGTGGGGGTGTTCCAGGCGTACTCGAACGAACCGGCCGCCTTCTCCGAGTCGGACGTCGAACTCGCCGAACTGCTCGCCGCACACGTCGCGACCTGCATCGAGCGGAACCGCTCCGAGCAGGCGCTCGAACGGCAGAAGACGCAGTTCTCCTCGCTCGTCGCCACCCTCCCTGGGATGGTGTTCCGGACGGCGACCGACGACGCGGGACGGCTCGCGTTCGTCAACGACTACGCCGCCGAGCTGACCGGGTACGACCCCGCGACGCTCACGGGTTCCGACGGCGTCGCCTTCGCGGACCTCGTCCACGAGGAGGACCGCGCGGGCATCGTCCGGAACCGCCGGACGGCCCTCGCCGAGGGCGGGTCCTACGAGTCGACCTACCGCCTCCGGACCGCCGACTCCGGGGAGCGGTGGGTCCGCGAGCGCGCGACCGGGCTGTTCACCGACGGGGACGCGTCGGCGACGCTCGAGGGCATCGTCACCGACGTCACGGGGAACCGGCGGCGCGCACAACTGGAGGTGCTGAACCGGTTCCTGCGGCACAACCTCCGCAACGACGTGCAGGTCATCTCCGGGCACGCCGAGAACCTCGAACGGCGACTGGACGACGAGGCGGCGCTCGAGAGCGTCGACCGCGTCCGGTCGGCCGCGCGGAAGCTCATCGGACACAGCGAGAAGGCGGGGACGCTGGAGGGGCTGCTGGGAACCGAGCGCGAGGACGACCGGACGCCGCTCGATCTCGCGGCCATCGTCCGTCGCCGGGTGGACGCGGTCCAGCGACGACACGACGTCTCGATCCGAACGTCGCTGCCCGAGTCGTGTCGGGTCGTCGCGGTCCCCGTGCTCGGCGCCGCCCTGCAGGAGGCAGTCGAGAACGCGGCCCGACACGGCGGCGAACCGCCGGTCGAGATCGAGGTGTCGCTGGACGTCGGTCGCGCCGACGGGCGCGGCGACGTGCTCCTCTGTGTCAGGGACGACGGCCCCGGCATCCCGGAGCAGGACCGCGTCGCCATCGAGCGCCGGACCGAGACGGCGCTCACCCACAGCAGCGGGCTCGGGCTCTGGCTCATCAAGTGGATCGTGACGGCCTCGCGCGGGACGCTCGACATCCGCGAACGCGAGGCCGGCGGGACGGAGCTCCGGATTCGGCTACACACTGCGGACGGGGACTGA